Sequence from the Argopecten irradians isolate NY chromosome 12, Ai_NY, whole genome shotgun sequence genome:
AGCGATTTAAAAAAAGTTCATTTGACAAAGTTCTCTACCAAACGATGCATCATGGTAGATCGTCACCAGAACAAATCTAAACGAATCCCATTTTAAACTCGATGATCCCATTCCATAAAGACAATCACGAAGACGTCAACGGAATGGCCCGGATGTGTATACAGAATGACAACATATTAAATCACATCATTTGTAAACCGGAATTGGAATCACGGAACTTCGAGTCCTACCGATTGTTTTACAACTGATTATCGATCACGATGATCGACCCGGTCCGTTCCCGCTACATATGTCGTGCTCTCATTTCCTCACATTGCAAATATTCGCCGCCGAAGACAACCCAAAATCGAGCACCCCTGTGAAGCGTACAACCACTGCTTGACTCTGGGGTGACACCATTCGACACTTTTGTTGTACCCAACACCGGGGTTCGAATCTGGTAACTCCGAACACTCTGAATGTATGTCTCACGAATTGTGCTTCCTTCCTAATCATCAATGACCAACGTCAGCCCCGGAACATAAAAAACGCCGAATTCATCTGACGAACTACGACAATACAGAATGAACTATATTAATACTGATAGTGTTAATGTAGTTGATTCTGTATTGTCGTAGTTCGTCAGATGAAATCGAACACCATTGTTTAAGTTATACAGGTTGAAAATAGAAAATTCGGGTTCTTCGGTTGATTTTTTAtacctttttttttacattattttagtCGCGTCTTTTACACCAATTTGCAAATGTTTTACAGTTGTGAGTGGCGATGTTGTATCGTGTTGCACCTATTTGACTTTTTGCCCTTCTCAGCGCCTCTTCATTTGAATAACTTTTCCTATGCGTCACTCTATAAAGGGGCTTTTCAAAAGAGACCCACTCGTCTACAACCccatatttgtatttgttgcGGATTAACCTCATTTTAGTGTGACCGTCGTGTTCAATCAGGATACCATGGCAACGCGGATGTAACGCCCATCTTGTCAGTACCACGTGATCTCCTGGCACTAGATCGGTGATTTTGTCCACCGCTTTGTCATCCGATTTGAAACATCTTGTAATCGCCTTTCCTAAGCAGCATCCTAACATTGTTCCTCCAACCTTACCTACTGTCATACCGACCGCCCCTCCGCACGCACCAGCGagtaaccatggtaacacaggTGCTGTACATACCACACCTATATGTACTAAAGTTACCCCCAGAAGTATTCCACCCATTGTAAAAGCCATTGTAGCTAAGCCGTCCACAACACGTCTGATAGCGATTTTCGCGTATTCATTTCGGGATAAATGACCCATCCTTCGTTCCCTGTAAGCCTTAGTAACGTCCCAAGCAAGGATGAGTCCTTCAAGCCCAATCACAACCGCTGATCCCGCCACGTTTACCGCCACTTTGGCCAAAGCACAGAAACCTACTACGGCAGTTCTAACCGTCAAGACGGTTATATGCGCTAGCCACTCCCACGTCTTAGCTACAAGCCAAATATACTGATGGCTTTTGCTGATGCCTGTTTTACAAAATGTTGCGAAAGATTCACAGTTCTCGTCAAATATATGAAACCCTGTTTCTCCCAGCCTTGACCTTGCTCTAGATATCACGAGAGATCGAGGGTTTTCGTAAAGTATTTCCGAGGGGTATTCTATCCTATACAGCTCTCCAAGTTCCTTGGATACGTCGATCTGCTGTTCTATGATTCCAATCGTCCCGTTTTCACTCTGCCAGTTTATTATCTTTAGCGTGTTGTCGCTGACATTGACCTCGATCACAATGGAGTGATGCCATATGACATAAGGACGGTGGAATGCGATATGGTCGCCGGGCTCTAGCTGATCTATATCGGTGATCCGACTACGGGAACTCTGTACTAACAGGACATTGTTTTCATGTATCTTTAATCGGGATAACAACCTGGGTCTACAAGTATTCACACTTTGGAGACATCGTTCTATTCTTCTTACTTCTGTCGAGTGTCTGTCTCCGACTTCCGATGAGTCTCTCACTCCGATTTCTGCCAAGAGTCTCTCTTTGACTTCTGTTGAGTGCCTTACTCCGACTTCTACCGAGGGGCTGTCTCTGACTTCCGGCGAGTCCCTCACTCCGACTTCTGCCAAGAGCCTCTCTTTGACTTCTGTCGAGTGCCTTACTCCGACTTGTGTCGAAAGTCTGTTTCTGACTTCTGTCGAGTCTCTCACTCCGACTTCTGCCAAGAGCCTCTCTTTGACTTCTGTTGAGTGCCTTACTCCGACTTCTGCCGAGAGGCTGTTTCCGACTTCAGCCGAGTCTCTTTTATCGAGTTCCGTCAAGTCTCTTTCGTCGACTGCTGCCGAGTCTCTTTCGTCGAGTTCTGTCGAGTCTCTTAAGCTTTCGTCGGGCCTTCCGACGACATACAACTGATCCCTGTCACGTGTCTCGTCTAATAGAAGTTGGTGGTGACGAGAAAACCCCGTTTGTCCGTCTCCATAGAAACACACAgacattatttatttgtttccaTATCTCCAATAGCAAATCGATTTGCTGATCTGAAAACATAACAAGCAATTGGTTCATAATGTGACTTTTAGTTAATATGCCAAATAAATACTGACTTATACGTCTTAACAAAGCGATTAACCAGCTAGTATTTCATCATCATATgtaataaaatctgtttttattttgaaagaaaGTTAATACCACTTGACTCAATGCTTCGTCATGCGGAAACTACAATTAAGCTACGGGACGAAAACCCGAACACAACACATGTagacatgtgtacatgtacaagcaaattacatgtttgactatttaaagatgctccatcgccgacagagcataaacgatactcataattgaacaataattgttatttactcatacaaatgtatgtcttgttttgcttttggtggatACGCAATAAGTATATCATATAGGTCAAAATgctatagattttttttcgggacgcaattcatttttatgtaatggagtaaagtaagtaatttctataactgaagaaaatgtCATTTGAACTTTTGGTTTATTATTCAATGAACAAATAAGACA
This genomic interval carries:
- the LOC138336317 gene encoding uncharacterized protein, which produces MSVCFYGDGQTGFSRHHQLLLDETRDRDQLYVVGRPDESLRDSTELDERDSAAVDERDLTELDKRDSAEVGNSLSAEVGVRHSTEVKERLLAEVGVRDSTEVRNRLSTQVGVRHSTEVKERLLAEVGVRDSPEVRDSPSVEVGVRHSTEVKERLLAEIGVRDSSEVGDRHSTEVRRIERCLQSVNTCRPRLLSRLKIHENNVLLVQSSRSRITDIDQLEPGDHIAFHRPYVIWHHSIVIEVNVSDNTLKIINWQSENGTIGIIEQQIDVSKELGELYRIEYPSEILYENPRSLVISRARSRLGETGFHIFDENCESFATFCKTGISKSHQYIWLVAKTWEWLAHITVLTVRTAVVGFCALAKVAVNVAGSAVVIGLEGLILAWDVTKAYRERRMGHLSRNEYAKIAIRRVVDGLATMAFTMGGILLGVTLVHIGVVCTAPVLPWLLAGACGGAVGMTVGKVGGTMLGCCLGKAITRCFKSDDKAVDKITDLVPGDHVVLTRWALHPRCHGILIEHDGHTKMRLIRNKYKYGVVDEWVSFEKPLYRVTHRKSYSNEEALRRAKSQIGATRYNIATHNCKTFANWCKRRD